The genomic segment GCGCGATGACCACGGCAATCGCGAGATATCGAGAATGCGTGAGAGACACGGCAATGTGACGCAGACCGAGTCGATGCGCTCGTTCAGCCGCTGTGTCGTAGAGGCGAATCAACGGCTTGCCTCGGCGGTTCGGCAGCACTTCGATATCGCGCCAGCGTACTCCCCGGATGCCGGTACCGAGCGCCTTCATCACTGCCTCTTTGGCAGCGAAGCGGGCGGCGAGTTCCGGTAGACGCTCGGCGTAGCGCGTGCGCTCCGCTTCGGTGTAAATGCGACGGAGGAACCGCTCGCCGAATCGTTCCAGGGCTCTTTCGATACGCCAGATCTCGATCACATCGACCCCGACCTCGATCGTACCGGCCTTGTCCGGATCCCAGATCGGTTCAATGACCACGTCCGACTCCCACGTAAACGAATCCGAGCGCACGCACCTCGGCTGGCTCGTAAATATTGCGGCCGTCGAGGATGATCGGTGTCCGCATCAGGGAACGGACTCGACGAAGGTCGGCTTGCTTGAATTCGTTCCAGGGTGTCGCGATCAGCAGCGCATCCGCGCCTACGACAGCCGCGTATGGATCAGAAACATAGCGCGCATCCGGTACCTCACGCGCGGCATTGGCGAGAGCAGCCGGGTCGTATGCGGTCACGTTCGCACCGCGCTGCAACAGCATGCGTAAGACATCCAGAGCAGGGGATTCCCGGACATCGTCCGTATCCTGCTTGAACGCGAGCCCCCACAAGGCGATAGGGCGACCGTGCAAGTCGCCGAGAAGGTCCTGAAGCTTGCGAACGAAGCGTCGCCGCTGATCCTGATTGATCTCCAGAACCGCATGGAGGAGCTGCGGGTGACAGCCGACCTCTTCGGCCATGTAGGCGAGCGCGCGGACGTCCTTCGGGAAGCAGCTTCCCCCGAAACCGAGACCCGCCTCCAGAAAGAGCGGACCGATCCGCGGGTCGTATCCCATTCCCTGTGCCACAACCTTCACGTCGGCCCCAACCTGCTCGCAAATTTGCGCGATCTCGTTGATGAAGCTGATCCGTGTCGCGAGGATCGCATTGGAAGCGTACTTGATCATCTCGGCACTGCGCCGATCAGTGATGAGGATTGGTGCATTCAGAACGCGGTACAACTCAGCGACGCGCTCCGCCGCTTCCCGATCCTCCGCGCCGAGTACGATGCGACTCGGATGGAACACATCGTAGACGGCCGAGCCCTCCCGGAGAAACTCCGGATTGCTCACCACTGCGAACGTCGCGTCCGGAGGCTTCACCTGCTCGATGAGAGCCGAGACGAGGTCGCCGGAGCCGATCGGCATTGTGCTCTTGTTGACGATGATCGTGTGTCCACGGAGATGTTGCCCGATCGTCAGCGCAGCAGCACGTACTGCTCGCATGTCGGCATCCCCATCGACCGTGGACGGCGTCCCCACACAGATGAAGACGAATTCGGCCTCGGGGATGGCCTCGGCATAGTCGGTCGTGAAGTGCAACCGTCCAGCTTCCACATTCCGTCGAATGAGTTCGTTCAACCCCGGCTCGTAAATGGGTACGATGCCATCCCGAAGCTTGGCGACTTTGTCGGCATCGATATCCACGCCCCAGACACGGTTGCCCAAATCCGCGAACGCGCCACCGTAAACGAGCCCGACGTATCCGAGACCGACGATCGCGATCTGCGCCACAGTTTCCCCTTCTCCTAACCTCAGCGTCGAATGACGAACTCGTCATACTGACCAGTTGGGTCGACCCACGTGCAGTCGGCGCGTTCGACCCACGCTCCAGGCGGTCCGACACGGACCCGCTCGACGAGCCGTTCGAGTGCGGCACGCGGCCCCTCGGCCCAGAGTTCCACCGAACGTCCATCTGGCCGGTTCCGTACCCAGCCGACCAGACCGAGGTGTTCGGCCTCGTCGACCACGAAGAAGCGAAAGCCGACGCCCTGGACGCGGCCGTAGACCACACAATGCACCGCAGCCCGCTCGCTCATCGCTCTCCCTCGTACAGTAGCGGCTCGCCAGCGTATCCTGCCTCCGCATTCCCATACCGAGTGAGAAACGCTTCCATCGCTTGCGCGAAGGTGCCTTCTGCGATTGCAGTCCGCATCCTCGCCATTTGATTCTGGATGAAGCGAAGATTGTGGATGGTCGCGAGTCGGTAGGCGAGCAGCTCCTTCGCCCGAAAGAGATGGTGCAGGTACGCAGCACTGTAGTGCTGGCAGGTGTAGCAGTCGCAACAGGGGTCGACCGGCTCCCGCTGGAACTTGAAGCGCACCGCCAGAATATCGATACGCCCGTTCTCGGTGAACAGCGCGCCGTGGCGGGCCAGTCGGGTCGGCAGAACGCAATCGAAAAGATCGACACCTAGGCTCACGGCACGCCAGAGATCCTCGGGCGCCCCGACTCCCATGAGATAGCGAGGACGATCTTCGGGGAGCGGATCGAGGCTCGCTTGCAGCAGGGCGTACAGCTCCTGCTTCGGTTCGCCGACACTCAATCCGCCGATCGCGATGCCGTCGAGCGGCAAGGAAGCGACGAACTCGGCACTCGTCCGGCGGCGTTCGGCACGGAAACCACCCTGTGCGATACCGAACAGGAGCGGGCGCGACGCTGGCTCGGAAGACATGGTACGCGCGACGAAATAATCGAGAGCTCGTGACAACCAACGATGCGTACGCTGCATTGCCTCCACTTGACGAGACTCGGGTTCTCCGTAGCCCACGACATCGTCGAGGGGCATGATGATATCCGACCCGAACACCAGTTGCAGGTCGATCACTGTTTCCGGCGTGAGCTCGTGCAACGATCCATCGATATGGGAACGGAACGTGACGCCCTGCTCGGAAACCGTTCGCAGCTTGGCTAGGCTGAAAACCTGGAACCCGCCCGAGTCCGTGAGGATGGGTCCGTCCCAGCGCATGAACGTATGGAGGTCACCGACCGCTTCGAACACCGCTGGTCCGGGACGGAGAAGCAGATGATACGTGTTCGCGAGGATGATTTCACTGCCAGTCGCTCGAACCTCCTCGGGGGTGAGCGACTTCACGGTAGCCTGGGTGCCCACCGGCATGAACGCCGGCGTGTGAACCGGACCACGGCGCGTGAGAAGGAGTCCGAGACGTGCCCGGGTCGTCGTATCGTGTTTCAGAACAGTGAATCGCGTCATCCGATTTTTCCGCCTCGATCCGCAGGCATCCCCGAGCGGACCATCGCTGAACGGGTATACCGTGAAGGAGACGATCGTGACAATAGTGGGCGAGCGTTGAAGGAAGTCAAGTCTTCGTACCGAGGTAGGCGATGCTCGAGACGTTGCTCCGCAAAAGCCTCCTGGCGGCGCTCGAACTGTTCTACGGGCCGCTCGCGCCGCTGTATCCCTGGCTAACCCGCATCGTGTTCGGCCGAAACTGGCATGACTGGCGACGCAGCGTCCTCCCGTGGGTATCCGCAACGCGGCGGGTCGCCGACGTTGGCTGCGGTCCTGGAGACCTCGCTGCAGAGCTCGCTCGTCCGGATCGCTGCGTCATCGCGATCGATCGGTCACGCTCGATGATCGCTCTCGCACATCGCCGCCTCGCTCGCAAGTCGGGACCATTCTCTGTGTACCTGGTCTGTGCTGACGCGCGTCATCTTCCTCTGACCGATGGTTCGCTCGATGCGATCACGATGACGTTCCCGACCGCGATCTTTCTCGATTCCCGAACACATGCAGAAGTTGCACGCGTGCTCCGGCCAGGTGGTGTGTTCGTTGCTGTCGTCTCCGTCTATCCGAAGCAGTGGCCGTGGTGGATACGTCCTTGGTCACCGCTTTTGTGGCGGATCATCGTGTCCCGGGAGAAGAGCAGCCGCTCAATGCTCGCCGTGCCCAGCCTTCCGCTCTTACGAGGTCAGTGGATCCGTGTCGAACAGCCTACCGGTATCCTGGAGCTCTGGGTAGCACGACGGGTAGAGCAGGACGCGGGCTAACGCTCCCAGTGGCCGGTTGCGTCGACTGCTTCCCGTCCGTCCAGGAGCGCGTCCAGCCCGTCGAGGTCAGCGAGTGGGTCATCCTTGGACGGTTCACGACGGCCGTTCGCGGCAAGCGCGGTCGCCGGCACAGGCGCGACGGATGCTCCTGTGGCAGGCTGCGATACGGCAGCACTGACCGCTGTCTGGGCGGGAGCGGTGACCGGTGCCGGAGCCTGGTCAGCCGTGACCAGCCGGGCAATATCCTGTGTCGTAGCTGCCGCTTCACCCAGCGCAGCTCGTGTCTCTTCCTGGACAGCCAGGACCGACGTCGTCACTTCCGCGGTGCTCTCCTGAACCTCGCGGAACGCTTGCTCGAACTCGCTGGTCAATTCACGCGTGGCAGCCCGGAACTCGCGCACCGCGCGACCGATTCCCTGTGCGATTTCCGGCAACTTTCCGGGACCGAACAGGATGAGCGCAAGCATCATGATCACGAGGATTTCGGAAAGACCCATTCCAAAGAAGTCCATGGTTCTCCCTCGTCGTTCGTCGACATTCGCACGACGATCCCCCGGTGTCCGGGAGCATCGTATCCGCATGAAGTATAACGACCGAGGATGGGTGGCAGAGGTGGACAGGTGGTGAGATCGAGAGCAGTTCTACTCGATGCTCGCCTGCTGGCGTACCGGCGCGGTGGAATCAGCCGGTATGTCGCGTCACTCGCAAGCGCGATCGCCGAGCTGAGCCAGGACGGTCTCGGCGACCGCTCGCTGACATTCCGCTTGTTGGCGAATCGCCCTCTTCCCCAGTCACCGTTACCGATGCTTCGATGCTGTACCCCCCCACATCACCGCTTCGAATACTGGACACTCGGGGCAGAACTCACCGTGTATCGACCTGCGCTCTACCATGCGACCGATTTCGTTCTTCCTGCTCTCCCGCCGTGGGTGCGGGGTGTGGTCACGATTCATGACCTGGCCTTTCTCGATGCACCGTGGGAACTCGAACCGGCTGCATGGCGCTACTACGCCCGCACGATCCAGTCGATGCAGAAAGCTGACCGCATCATCGCTGTCTCTCGCGCAACGGCCGCGCGGCTGTGCGAGCATTGCCCAGGAGTGGCTGATCGGACGCGGATCGTTCACCATGGTGTCGACACGCGGTGGTTCCAACCTTTCCCCGATGCAGAAGCGCACGTCACCAGCGCACTCGGGCCCATCGGTGACCGACCGGTGGTGCTGGCAGTAGGCACGATCGAACCGCGGAAAGACTACGACCTGCTCCTCGATGCATTTCGCATCGTCTGGGAGAAGCACGATCGCGAGCCACTCCTCATCGTCGTCGGACAAGTCGGTTGGCGAGTCGAGGACACCGTCCGACGGTTGCGTACCGAGCAGGCTCGAGGCCGGTTGCGCTGGGTCGAACGAGCCGACGACGATCTCCTGCACGCGCTGTACTCGGTCAGCTCGGTGCTCGCCGTTGCGAGCCGCGACGAGGGATTCTGCCTTCCGGTTCTAGAGGCGCTCGCCGCTGGCCTTCCCGTGGTAGCCTTCGCGGTCGGGGCCTTACCAGAAGTCGTAGAAGACTCTGGGATCCTCCTACGTGAGCGCACAGCGGAGGCGCTTGCGGAAGGGATCAGCGCAGTTCTGTCCGATCGCATGCTCCGATCTCGTTTGGTCCGCGCCGGCAAGGTACGGGCGGCGCAGTTTTCTTGGATGGAGACAGCTCGGAAAACGGTTCAGGTCTACCGGGAGGCACTCGGTGAAGGCTGACGGTCGCTGGTTGGTGGTTGGCCTGGGCAATCCGGGGCCACGCTATGCACGAACGCGTCACAACATCGGTTTTTGGGTCGTCGACCGGCTTGCCGTGCGTTGTCACGCCCCCCGCTTTGAGCAGCGCTTCGACGGCGAATTCGCCGTGGTGTCGGAAGGCGAGCGGTCCCTACTCCTCCTGAAGCCCTTGACGTACATGAATCTCAGCGGTCGCTCGGTTCGACAAGCTGTGCAATGGTACAAGATCCCGTTGGATCGCCTCCTCGTCGTGCACGACGACATGGATTTACCGCTGGGGACGTTACGTTTCCGCTTCGGTGGAAGCGCTGCTGGGCATCACGGTGTCGAATCGGTGATAGCTGAACTCGGAAGTGATCGGTTCGGACGACTCCGCGTCGGTATCGGTCGTCCTCCCAGTCCGGAAGCTGGGCGAGCCTACGTGTTGGAACCCTTTACACCAGCGGAACGCCCACTCGCTGAGCGTGTTGCCGACATCGCAGCGGAAGCGGTTGTCGTTTGGTACCGCGACGGGATGACAGCAGCGATGAACCGATTCAACGGGATGCGCGTCGTGCTCGATCAAGGTACGCTTGCTCCGTAACCGGCGCTCTGCGGAGAATGCCGCAGAGGAGAAACTGCGGCGATGTGATTCGGCTCGTGAAGCGAGACAAAGCGGAGGACAAGGGAATGGCGGTCGATCAGAACCAGCGAGGCTACTTGATGCTTTTAGTCGGGGACGAACGGCGCACCTCGGATGCTGCTCTCGGTATCGCGCTGCGTGGGGCTGGACATGGACTGCGTGTCCACATCATCGAATTCCTGAAAACGGGACGAGAACGTGGCGAGGTCGCCGCCGTTTCGTTTCTGACCGGTGTGACGCTGTCGCAGTACGGGATGATCGATATTCGAACTCGTCCGGAGGAGTTCCGAGGACCAGCGATATCTCCGGAACGGTTACAAGCAGCCCTCCGCGAGGCACGCCAGCATGTGCAGTTCCGTGTGACGAACATTCT from the Thermomicrobium sp. 4228-Ro genome contains:
- a CDS encoding holo-ACP synthase, which codes for MVIEPIWDPDKAGTIEVGVDVIEIWRIERALERFGERFLRRIYTEAERTRYAERLPELAARFAAKEAVMKALGTGIRGVRWRDIEVLPNRRGKPLIRLYDTAAERAHRLGLRHIAVSLTHSRYLAIAVVIAHFDPVAS
- a CDS encoding UDP-glucose dehydrogenase family protein — translated: MAQIAIVGLGYVGLVYGGAFADLGNRVWGVDIDADKVAKLRDGIVPIYEPGLNELIRRNVEAGRLHFTTDYAEAIPEAEFVFICVGTPSTVDGDADMRAVRAAALTIGQHLRGHTIIVNKSTMPIGSGDLVSALIEQVKPPDATFAVVSNPEFLREGSAVYDVFHPSRIVLGAEDREAAERVAELYRVLNAPILITDRRSAEMIKYASNAILATRISFINEIAQICEQVGADVKVVAQGMGYDPRIGPLFLEAGLGFGGSCFPKDVRALAYMAEEVGCHPQLLHAVLEINQDQRRRFVRKLQDLLGDLHGRPIALWGLAFKQDTDDVRESPALDVLRMLLQRGANVTAYDPAALANAAREVPDARYVSDPYAAVVGADALLIATPWNEFKQADLRRVRSLMRTPIILDGRNIYEPAEVRALGFVYVGVGRGH
- a CDS encoding acylphosphatase; translated protein: MSERAAVHCVVYGRVQGVGFRFFVVDEAEHLGLVGWVRNRPDGRSVELWAEGPRAALERLVERVRVGPPGAWVERADCTWVDPTGQYDEFVIRR
- the tgt gene encoding tRNA guanosine(34) transglycosylase Tgt; translation: MTRFTVLKHDTTTRARLGLLLTRRGPVHTPAFMPVGTQATVKSLTPEEVRATGSEIILANTYHLLLRPGPAVFEAVGDLHTFMRWDGPILTDSGGFQVFSLAKLRTVSEQGVTFRSHIDGSLHELTPETVIDLQLVFGSDIIMPLDDVVGYGEPESRQVEAMQRTHRWLSRALDYFVARTMSSEPASRPLLFGIAQGGFRAERRRTSAEFVASLPLDGIAIGGLSVGEPKQELYALLQASLDPLPEDRPRYLMGVGAPEDLWRAVSLGVDLFDCVLPTRLARHGALFTENGRIDILAVRFKFQREPVDPCCDCYTCQHYSAAYLHHLFRAKELLAYRLATIHNLRFIQNQMARMRTAIAEGTFAQAMEAFLTRYGNAEAGYAGEPLLYEGER
- a CDS encoding class I SAM-dependent methyltransferase, whose amino-acid sequence is MLETLLRKSLLAALELFYGPLAPLYPWLTRIVFGRNWHDWRRSVLPWVSATRRVADVGCGPGDLAAELARPDRCVIAIDRSRSMIALAHRRLARKSGPFSVYLVCADARHLPLTDGSLDAITMTFPTAIFLDSRTHAEVARVLRPGGVFVAVVSVYPKQWPWWIRPWSPLLWRIIVSREKSSRSMLAVPSLPLLRGQWIRVEQPTGILELWVARRVEQDAG
- the tatA gene encoding Sec-independent protein translocase subunit TatA/TatB, with translation MDFFGMGLSEILVIMMLALILFGPGKLPEIAQGIGRAVREFRAATRELTSEFEQAFREVQESTAEVTTSVLAVQEETRAALGEAAATTQDIARLVTADQAPAPVTAPAQTAVSAAVSQPATGASVAPVPATALAANGRREPSKDDPLADLDGLDALLDGREAVDATGHWER
- a CDS encoding glycosyltransferase family 4 protein, which encodes MVRSRAVLLDARLLAYRRGGISRYVASLASAIAELSQDGLGDRSLTFRLLANRPLPQSPLPMLRCCTPPHHRFEYWTLGAELTVYRPALYHATDFVLPALPPWVRGVVTIHDLAFLDAPWELEPAAWRYYARTIQSMQKADRIIAVSRATAARLCEHCPGVADRTRIVHHGVDTRWFQPFPDAEAHVTSALGPIGDRPVVLAVGTIEPRKDYDLLLDAFRIVWEKHDREPLLIVVGQVGWRVEDTVRRLRTEQARGRLRWVERADDDLLHALYSVSSVLAVASRDEGFCLPVLEALAAGLPVVAFAVGALPEVVEDSGILLRERTAEALAEGISAVLSDRMLRSRLVRAGKVRAAQFSWMETARKTVQVYREALGEG
- the pth gene encoding aminoacyl-tRNA hydrolase; this translates as MKADGRWLVVGLGNPGPRYARTRHNIGFWVVDRLAVRCHAPRFEQRFDGEFAVVSEGERSLLLLKPLTYMNLSGRSVRQAVQWYKIPLDRLLVVHDDMDLPLGTLRFRFGGSAAGHHGVESVIAELGSDRFGRLRVGIGRPPSPEAGRAYVLEPFTPAERPLAERVADIAAEAVVVWYRDGMTAAMNRFNGMRVVLDQGTLAP
- a CDS encoding cob(I)yrinic acid a,c-diamide adenosyltransferase — translated: MAVDQNQRGYLMLLVGDERRTSDAALGIALRGAGHGLRVHIIEFLKTGRERGEVAAVSFLTGVTLSQYGMIDIRTRPEEFRGPAISPERLQAALREARQHVQFRVTNILILDGLLTLVDEGMVDDRTILELVEGAAPWTDIVLTGRSATPALQDAADSVTLMQTIKVREHEPLRRGLHY